Genomic segment of Mycobacteriales bacterium:
AGAGGCGTCCCGCGTCGGTCTCCTGCTTGTCCGGCACCTGGCCGGTCGTGATCACCAGTTGATCGCTGTCCGGACCCGCGAAGCAGCAGCTGGACGTCCGCTGCACCGGCACCTGGACGACCTCGAGCAGCCGGCCGTCCGGGTCGTAGCGGTGCACCGAGCCGCCGTCCCACATCGCGGTCCACACGCATCCCTCGTCGTCCATCGTCAGTCCGTCGGGCGTCGACTCCGGCGTACCACGGACCAGGATGCGGTGGTCGGCGATCTCGCCGGTCTCGACGTCGAAGGAGTACGCCGACAGGGTGCGTGTCCCGGAGTCGTTGAAGTACATCGTCTTGCCGTCCGGACTCCAGCCCAGGCCGTTGGACACCGAGGTGCCGGTCAGCATCGGGGTCACCGAGCCGTCGAGGTCGACCCGGTAGAGCGACCCGGCGGCGGACTTCTCGCCGTAGGACATGCTGCCGGCCCACCACCGGCCCCGCGGGTCGGCCTTGGCGTCGTTCATCCGGTTGCCGCCGTGGGACCCGGCCTCCGGCTGGGCGAGCGGCGTGATCGTGCCGTCGTCGGCCAAGTGTGCGAATCCCTGGGCGATGGCGAGCAGCCAGCCACCGTCGGGGCCGCCGACCGGTACGGCGGCGCCGAGATGTCCGCCGACGTGGGTCGTGCGGACCGGGCCGAGCGTCCCGTCGGCGTCGAGGGTGGCGCGGTGCAACGCCTTGCCGAGCAGATCGACCCACCCGAGCTCCTGCGCCTCGGCGTGCCACACGGGTCCCTCGCCGAGCTCGCAGGCGGGTCCGCCCAGCACCTCGGCGGTCTTGCTTGCTGGCGTCGTCACATCGTCTCCTCGGTGTCGGATCGGCCGGCCCGCCTCCCATGATCAAGAGGGGATAACAGCACGAAACGCCGTACGAATCCCCTCTTGATCATGGGTGGGTGGGGAGGGGTTTCAGGCGGCGCGGGCGAGTGCTTGCAGCAGTCCCTGCACCCGCGCTGCGATCTCGTCGTCGGTGCCGACGGTGAGTGCGCTGCCGACGCCGACAGCGATAGCTCCGGCCGCGATGTACTTCGGCGCGTCCTCGACCGTGATCCCGCCGGTGGGGATGAACGGCACGTGGGGCAGTGGCCCGCGCAGGTCGCGCAGTTGGCCGGGTCCGACGCTGGACGACGGGAAGTACTTGACCGCGTCCGCGCCGGCCTCCATCGCCGCGACCACCTCGGTCGCCGTACCGGTGCCGGGGATCACGGCGGTGTCGTAGCGGTGCGCGGTGGTGATCATGTCGCGGTCGAGCGACGGCGACACGAGGAACGTCGCGCCGGCCAGGATGGCGAGCCGGGCGGTGGTGGCGTCCAGCACGGTGCCGGCCCCGATGGCCGTTCCCGGCGGCGCCGCCTCGGCGAGCGCCTGTACGGCGTCCAGCCCGCCCGGCGTGGTCAGCGCGATCTCGACCGTGCGCATGCCGGCGGCGAGCAACTGCTGGCCGGCGGTCAGGGCGGACTTCGCGTCGTCGGTGCGCACGATGCCGATCGCACGCTGCTCGGCGATGATGCTCATGGTCTGCCAGCGATACACGCTCTCTCCTCGTCTCTCAGCGTCGTACGTCGATGGTCGGATCGTGCGTCCCGGCGGCGCCGCGGGGCACACCCTCGACGTCGCCGACGGTCTGGACGGCGGCCGCCCCCAGCGCGGCCGCCCGGGCCAGTGCTCCCGCCACGTCGATGTCGTCGAGGCTCGGCGAGTCGGTGAGCATCGCGGACAGGAAGCCGGCCGCGAACGCGTCGCCCGCCCCGACCGGATCGACCGACCGCACCCGCACCGGGTCCTGCTTCCAGGTGTGCGTGCCGTCGGTCGCCCAGCAGCCGTTGGCGCTGTGCTTGATGACGACGATCCGGGCGCCCTGGTCGAGGAACCAGCCCGCCGCCTGCACGGGTTCGGCGGCACCGGACAGCAGTTCGGCCTCGTCGGCGCCGGCCAGGATCACGTCGGCGCCGGCGAAGGGCCGCAGCACCTCGCCGACCCGGTCCGGCGGGCAGAGCCGCCGGCGGATGTTGGGATCGAAGGTCACCGTCGTACCGGCGGCACGGGCGGCTTCGAGCGCCGCCAGGCTCGCCTCGTGAGCCGAGTCGGAGAGCACCGGCGTGATGCCGCTGAAATGGAGGATCCGCGCGGACCCGACGTAACCGGGATCGACGTCGGCGGGGGACAGCCGGCTGCCCGCCGAGCCCCGGCGGAAGTAGAGGACCTCGATCGGCCGCTCGCTGTGGCTGTCGCGCACCAGCAACCCGGTCGGTGCGTCCGGGTCGGTGCGCACCCGCGAGGTGTCGACGCCCTCGCCATGGACGGTCCGGAGCACGATCCCGCCGAACGGGTCGTCCCCGATCCTGCCGAACCAACCGGCCCGGTGGCCCTGCCGGGCGAGCGCCAGGGCGACGTTGGATTCGGAGCCGGCGATGCTCCGCCGGTAGGCCGTCGCGTCATCGAGCGGCAGGCCGGGCTCGGCGACGAGCAGCACCATCGTCTCGCCGAACGTGACGACGTCGAGGTCGCGGGCAGCGGCA
This window contains:
- a CDS encoding SMP-30/gluconolactonase/LRE family protein, with translation MTTPASKTAEVLGGPACELGEGPVWHAEAQELGWVDLLGKALHRATLDADGTLGPVRTTHVGGHLGAAVPVGGPDGGWLLAIAQGFAHLADDGTITPLAQPEAGSHGGNRMNDAKADPRGRWWAGSMSYGEKSAAGSLYRVDLDGSVTPMLTGTSVSNGLGWSPDGKTMYFNDSGTRTLSAYSFDVETGEIADHRILVRGTPESTPDGLTMDDEGCVWTAMWDGGSVHRYDPDGRLLEVVQVPVQRTSSCCFAGPDSDQLVITTGQVPDKQETDAGRLFVLRPGVTGPPADRFAGTLPR
- a CDS encoding sugar kinase produces the protein MPDAAARDLDVVTFGETMVLLVAEPGLPLDDATAYRRSIAGSESNVALALARQGHRAGWFGRIGDDPFGGIVLRTVHGEGVDTSRVRTDPDAPTGLLVRDSHSERPIEVLYFRRGSAGSRLSPADVDPGYVGSARILHFSGITPVLSDSAHEASLAALEAARAAGTTVTFDPNIRRRLCPPDRVGEVLRPFAGADVILAGADEAELLSGAAEPVQAAGWFLDQGARIVVIKHSANGCWATDGTHTWKQDPVRVRSVDPVGAGDAFAAGFLSAMLTDSPSLDDIDVAGALARAAALGAAAVQTVGDVEGVPRGAAGTHDPTIDVRR
- a CDS encoding bifunctional 4-hydroxy-2-oxoglutarate aldolase/2-dehydro-3-deoxy-phosphogluconate aldolase gives rise to the protein MYRWQTMSIIAEQRAIGIVRTDDAKSALTAGQQLLAAGMRTVEIALTTPGGLDAVQALAEAAPPGTAIGAGTVLDATTARLAILAGATFLVSPSLDRDMITTAHRYDTAVIPGTGTATEVVAAMEAGADAVKYFPSSSVGPGQLRDLRGPLPHVPFIPTGGITVEDAPKYIAAGAIAVGVGSALTVGTDDEIAARVQGLLQALARAA